Proteins found in one Hypomesus transpacificus isolate Combined female chromosome 20, fHypTra1, whole genome shotgun sequence genomic segment:
- the ckma gene encoding creatine kinase, muscle a, producing the protein MPFGNTHNNFKLNFKVEEEYPDLTKHNNHMAKVLTKDMYAKLRDKQTSSGFTVDDIIQTGVDNPGHPFIMTVGCVAGDEESYELFKDLLDPIISDRHSGYKPTDKHKTDLNFENLKGGDDLDPNYVLSSRVRTGRSIKGYTLPPHNSRGERRMVEKLSVEALASLDGEFKGKYYPLKAMTDAEQEQLIADHFLFDKPVSPLLLGAGMARDWPDARGIWHNDNKSFLVWVNEEDHLRVISMEQGGNMKEVFRRFCVGLTKIEAIFKKHNHGFMWNEHLGYVLTCPSNLGTGLRGGVHVKLPKLSTHAKFNEILGRLRLQKRGTGGVDTASVGGVFDISNADRLGSSEVEQVQMVVDGVKLMVEMEKKLEKGEAIDGMIPAQK; encoded by the exons ATGCCTTTCGGTAACACCCACAACAACTTCAAGCTCAACTTCAAAGTTGAGGAGGAGTATCCTGACCTCACCAAGCACAACAACCACATGGCCAAGGTGCTGACCAAGGACATGTACGCCAAGCTGAGGGACAAGCAGACCTCCAGCGGCTTCACCGTGGATGACATCATCCAGACCGGAGTGGACAACCCAG GTCACCCCTTCATCATGACCGTCGGCTGCGTGGCTGGTGATGAGGAGTCCTACGAGCTCTTCAAGGACCTGCTGGACCCCATCATCTCCGACCGTCACAGTGGATACAAGCCCACCGACAAGCACAAGACCGACCTGAACTTCGAGAACCTGAAG GGCGGTGACGACCTGGACCCCAACTACGTGCTGAGCAGCCGCGTGCGTACCGGCCGCAGCATCAAGGGCTACACCCTTCCCCCCCACAACAGCCGCGGCGAGCGCAGAATGGTGGAGAAGCTGTCCGTTGAGG CTCTCGCCAGCCTGGATGGTGAGTTCAAGGGAAAGTACTACCCCCTGAAGGCCATGACCGATGCCGAGCAGGAACAGCTGATCGCTGACCACTTCTTGTTCGACAAACCCGTCTCTCCCCTGTTGCTGGGTGCTGGCATGGCCCGTGACTGGCCCGACGCAAGAGGAATCTG GCACAACGACAACAAGTCCTTCTTGGTCTGGGTGAACGAGGAGGACCACCTGCGCGTCATCTCCATGGAGCAGGGCGGCAACATGAAGGAGGTCTTCAGACGTTTCTGCGTCGGCCTGACCAAG ATTGAGGCGATCTTCAAGAAGCACAACCACGGCTTCATGTGGAACGAGCATCTGGGCTACGTGCTCACCTGCCCCTCCAACCTGGGAACCGGCCTGCGCGGCGGAGTCCACGTCAAGCTGCCTAAGCTCAGCACACACGCCAAGTTCAACGAGATTCTGGGCAGGCTGCGTCTGCAGAAGCGCGGAACAG GTGGTGTGGACACCGCCTCCGTGGGTGGAGTGTTCGACATCTCCAACGCCGATCGTCTGGGCTCCTCCGAGGTGGAACAGGTCCAGATGGTGGTCGACGGTGTCAAGCTGatggtggagatggagaagaagcTGGAGAAGGGAGAGGCCATCGACGGCATGATCCCCGCCCAGAAGTAG
- the mark4a gene encoding LOW QUALITY PROTEIN: MAP/microtubule affinity-regulating kinase 4 (The sequence of the model RefSeq protein was modified relative to this genomic sequence to represent the inferred CDS: deleted 2 bases in 2 codons), with translation MSSRSALPSGNDRSTDHHASLAASRSDKGTSLSSRSLGARCRNSIASCSDEQPHIGNYRLLKTIGKGNFAKVKLARHILTGKEVAIKIIDKTQLNPTSLQKKARVRDLQLFEVIETEKTLYLIMEYASGGEVFDYLVSHGRMKEIEARAKFRQIVSAVHYCHQKNIVHRDLKAENLLLDADANIKIADFGFSNEFTMGNKLDTFCGSPPYAAPELFQGKKYDGPEVDVWSLGVILYTLVSGSLPFDGQNLKELRERVLRGKYRVPFYMSTDCEGILRRFLVLNPSKRCTLDQVMKDKWINAGYEGEDLKPHIEPVEDYSDATRIEVMVGMGFTPEEIKDALLNQKYNEVTATYLLLGLKNEDGTESRSASSLSLARVRPSPITNGTNKHSSATGSSSSSSSSHSKTPRSASTYHRQRRHSDFCGPSMPVMHPKRSPTSTGERELREGRMPPRKASCSVMGSRSLPPSSPMVSSANNPNKSEIPDRRKEMTATTNNIPGSAMTRRNTYVCTDRSSTDRHSLLQNGKENSSLTHRLPPASPSTLSISGAGASSSSGERCRLTRGSTVRSTFHGGQLRDRGPPVYSAPPTSPTLSHDAGSLPHARSRATSNLFTKLTSKLTRRVNLDPSKRQGSNKSVSGCTLPQGSKTVRSQMNLRESADLRSQVAIYLGIKKRPSPGPSDVAGI, from the exons catgcGTCTCTGGCGGCCAGCCGCTCAGACAAGGGCACCAGCCTGTCCAGCCGTTCCCTGGGCGCCCGTTGCAGGAACTCCATCGCCTCCTGCTCCGACGAGCAGCCGCACATCGGCAACTACCGCCTGCTCAAGACCATCGGCAAGGGGAACTTTGCTAAGGTCAAGCTGGCCCGTCACATTTTGACCGGCAAGGAG GTTGCAATAAAAATCATCGACAAAACTCAGTTGAATCCTACCAGCCTACAAAAG AAAGCCCGAGTGAGGGATT TGCAGCTGTTCGAGGTGATTGAGACTGAAAAGACCCTTTACCTAATCATGGAGTACGCCAGTGGAG GTGAAGTGTTTGATTACCTCGTGTCTCATGGGAGGATGAAGGAGATTGAAGCCCGAGCCAAATTCCGACAG ATTGTCTCTGCGGTTCACTATTGCCACCAGAAGAACATtgtccaccgagatttgaag GCTGAGAACCTTCTCCTGGACGCCGATGCCAACATCAAGATCGCCGACTTTGGCTTCAGCAACGAGTTCACGATGGGGAACAAGCTGGACACGTTCTGCGGCTCCCCCCCCTACGCCGCCCCGGAGCTCTTCCAGGGGAAGAAGTACGACGGGCCCGAGGTGGACGTGTGGAGCCTGGGGGTCATCCTCTACACGCTGGTCAGCGGATCACTGCCCTTCGACGGGCAGAACCTCAAG GAACTGCGAGAGCGCGTGCTGAGGGGAAAGTAC CGCGTGCCCTTCTACATGTCCACCGACTGCGAGGGAATCCTGCGCAGGTTCCTGGTGCTCAACCCCTCCAAGCGCTGCACCTTAGAC CAAGTGATGAAGGACAAGTGGATAAATGCAGGGTATGAAGGGGAGGATCTCAAGCCCCACATAGAGCCTGTCGAGGACTACAGTGATGCCACTCGCATTG AGGTGATGGTTGGGATGGGCTTCACTCCCGAGGAGATCAAGGATGCTTTGCTCAACCAGAAATACAACGAGGTCACCGCCACCTACCTTTTGCTGGGTCTTAAGAACGAG GATGGGACCGAGTCTCGTTCAGCCAGCAGCCTGTCTCTGGCCAGGGTGCGGCCCAGCCCCATCACCAACGGGACCAACAAGCACTCCTCCGCCACTggctcgtcctcctcgtcctcgtcctcgcaCAGCAAGACCCCTCGCAGCGCCTCCACGTACCACCGACAGCGGAGACACAGCGACTTCT GTGGGCCCTCCATGCCGGTCATGCACCCCAAGAGGAGCCCCACCAGCACGGGGGAGAGGGAGCTGAGAGAGGGCCGCATGCCGCCGCGCAAGGCCAGCTGCAGTGTGATGGGCAGCCGGAGTCTGCCCCCTTCCAGCCCCATGGTCAGCAGCGCCAACAACCCCAACAAGTCGGAGATCCCCGACCGCCGCAAGGAAATGACCGCAACCACG AACAACATCCCTGGCAGCGCCATGACCCGCAGGAACACGTACGTGTGCACCGACCGGTCCAGCACCGACCGACACTCCTTGCTGCAGAACGGCAAAGAGAACAG ctccctgacCCACCGGCTGCCCCCGGCCTCCCCGTCCACCCTCAGCATCTCCGGGGCgggggcctcctcctcctccggggaGCGCTGCCGCCTGACCCGCGGCTCCACCGTCCGGAGCACCTTCCACGGGGGCCAGCTGAGGGACCGGGGCCCCCCCGTCTACTcggcc ccccccacctccccgacCCTATCCCACGACGCCGGCTCGCTCCCCCACGCCCGCAGCCGCGCCACCTCCAACCTCTTCACCAAGCTCACCTCCAAACTCACACGCAG GGTCAATCTTGACCCCTCTAAGCGCCAGGGCTCAAACAAATCAGTCTCGGGCTGTACTCTTCCACAGGGATCCAAAACAGTTA GGTCACAAATGAACCTGAGGGAGTCAGCAGATCTGCGCTCACAAG tcgccATTTACCTGGGCATCAAAAAGAGGCCGAGCCCCGGGCCGTCGGACGTGGCCGGGATCTGA